From the Luteolibacter rhizosphaerae genome, one window contains:
- a CDS encoding winged helix-turn-helix domain-containing protein: MRENHLIRLHLQGDLSFGPGKAELLETVRDLGSLQDAANAMGMSYSKAWKLVRDMNQGFREPVLILHRGGKDKGGAELTKTGAAAVQLYRDAVAAAEKAALPALNKMRAMLASDQANSSV; encoded by the coding sequence ATGCGCGAAAACCACTTGATCCGCCTTCACCTCCAAGGAGACCTGAGCTTCGGGCCGGGTAAGGCGGAGCTGCTGGAGACGGTCCGGGATCTCGGCAGTCTGCAGGATGCGGCCAATGCGATGGGGATGTCTTACTCGAAGGCGTGGAAGCTGGTGCGGGACATGAACCAAGGCTTCCGCGAGCCGGTGCTGATCCTACATCGCGGCGGCAAGGACAAGGGCGGCGCTGAGCTCACGAAGACGGGAGCAGCGGCGGTGCAGCTTTATCGCGATGCGGTGGCCGCGGCGGAGAAGGCGGCGCTGCCGGCGCTCAACAAGATGCGCGCGATGCTTGCGAGCGATCAGGCGAATTCATCGGTGTAG
- a CDS encoding TonB-dependent receptor plug domain-containing protein has protein sequence MKIASLLALAPLTAFAQSDELGEIIVRATKPGLLENVSSEEAEDLERRDLAEALTLLPGVSLQKTGARAESMVTIRGFDLRQVPVFVDCIPVYVPYDGYADLGRFSVPAAGEIEVAKGLSPVLAGPNALGGLVNVYTRRPTEKLEGSVHAGTFTGDGWEGGISAGGKEEKWYWQFDLSYLEQAAFRLSDDFVPRPRENGGRRDNSYRQDWRASGRIAWTPAPEDEHVLGFWIQRGEKGNPTYVGYDPTVRSRFWQWPQWDKDTYYYLSRISLGKDTKLEATLHYDRHENTLQAFDNASYSSQNLGSSFTSFYDDWTAGGSILLENRSIKDTRLAAAFHYKRDHHEKMDIGDPKFTFEDETASIGFEAEHSFAWGSSLTAGVSHDWREVIDAVDTNTGTPLFGGKTSSWNPQVVWKHDITEDIEAHLGWAQKSLFPTIKDRYSYRLGQAIPNPSLKPETANHIDFGIGGTAWDGRFEWETGLFYSRIDDAIQRVDNVAFTPGGAGLFQLRNVGEAEHRGFELALGTKWTDCIETGLRYAWINAENRSNPGIHIIGTPEHEVLLFSKLQVHEELKLIPSFTWADSRNASSIGKRVGIYASVDFKAELSLPGDCTLGFGATNLLDRNQQLDEGFPEPVRSLFVDIRHEF, from the coding sequence ATGAAGATTGCTTCCCTCCTCGCCCTTGCTCCGCTGACGGCCTTTGCGCAGTCCGACGAACTGGGCGAAATCATCGTGCGGGCGACGAAGCCCGGCTTGCTCGAGAACGTGAGCAGCGAAGAGGCGGAGGATCTCGAGCGCCGCGATCTGGCCGAAGCACTGACGCTGCTGCCCGGCGTAAGCCTGCAGAAGACGGGCGCACGCGCCGAGAGCATGGTGACCATCCGCGGCTTCGATCTGCGGCAGGTGCCGGTCTTCGTCGATTGCATCCCGGTGTATGTCCCCTATGACGGCTATGCGGACCTGGGGCGCTTCAGCGTGCCCGCTGCGGGGGAGATCGAGGTGGCAAAGGGGCTGAGCCCGGTGCTGGCGGGCCCGAACGCGCTTGGCGGGCTGGTGAATGTCTACACCCGGCGCCCAACCGAGAAGCTGGAAGGCAGCGTGCATGCCGGCACCTTCACCGGCGATGGCTGGGAAGGCGGCATCAGCGCGGGTGGCAAGGAGGAGAAGTGGTATTGGCAATTCGATCTCTCCTATCTGGAACAGGCGGCCTTCCGTCTTTCGGACGACTTCGTGCCGCGACCACGCGAGAATGGCGGACGGCGCGACAATTCCTACCGGCAGGACTGGCGGGCCTCCGGCCGCATCGCTTGGACCCCGGCACCGGAGGACGAACACGTGCTGGGATTCTGGATCCAACGCGGGGAGAAAGGGAACCCGACCTACGTGGGCTACGATCCCACGGTGCGTTCCCGCTTCTGGCAATGGCCGCAGTGGGACAAGGACACCTACTACTATCTCTCCCGTATTTCGCTCGGTAAAGACACCAAGCTGGAAGCGACGCTGCACTACGACCGCCATGAGAACACGCTGCAGGCCTTCGACAACGCAAGCTACTCCAGCCAGAATCTCGGCTCTTCCTTCACCTCCTTCTACGACGATTGGACGGCAGGGGGCTCGATCCTGCTGGAGAACCGCTCGATCAAGGACACGCGCTTGGCCGCGGCCTTCCACTACAAGCGGGACCACCACGAGAAGATGGACATCGGTGACCCGAAGTTCACCTTCGAGGACGAGACAGCTTCGATCGGCTTCGAAGCGGAGCATTCCTTCGCCTGGGGTAGCAGCCTGACGGCAGGCGTGAGCCACGACTGGCGCGAGGTGATCGATGCGGTGGACACAAATACCGGCACGCCGCTCTTCGGAGGGAAAACCTCATCGTGGAATCCCCAGGTGGTGTGGAAGCACGACATCACCGAAGACATCGAGGCGCATCTCGGCTGGGCACAGAAGAGCCTCTTCCCAACGATCAAGGATCGCTACTCCTACCGCTTGGGCCAAGCGATCCCGAACCCATCGCTGAAGCCGGAGACGGCAAACCACATCGATTTCGGAATCGGTGGCACGGCATGGGATGGACGCTTCGAGTGGGAGACGGGGCTCTTCTACTCACGGATCGATGATGCCATCCAGCGAGTGGACAATGTAGCCTTCACCCCGGGGGGCGCGGGACTCTTCCAGCTCCGCAATGTGGGCGAGGCGGAGCACCGCGGCTTCGAGCTGGCACTCGGCACCAAGTGGACCGATTGCATCGAGACAGGACTGCGATACGCTTGGATCAATGCGGAGAACCGCAGCAATCCGGGCATCCACATCATCGGCACGCCGGAGCATGAGGTGCTGCTCTTCTCGAAGCTTCAGGTGCATGAGGAGCTGAAGCTGATCCCCTCCTTCACTTGGGCCGACTCGCGGAATGCGAGCAGCATCGGCAAGCGGGTGGGCATCTATGCCAGCGTGGACTTCAAGGCCGAACTCAGCTTGCCCGGCGACTGCACGCTGGGCTTCGGTGCGACCAACCTTCTCGATCGCAACCAACAACTGGACGAGGGCTTCCCCGAGCCCGTCCGCAGCCTCTTCGTCGATATCCGCCATGAATTCTAA